From Rhodovibrio salinarum DSM 9154:
GCACCGCTGTTCGCGCTGCCTGAGCCGGCGGTGCTTGAAGCCGGCGCTTGGCGGATGTAGCGCCTATGCCCGTTGGCCGACCGAGCGTTCCAGGGCCGGGAAGTACCAGCCGAGCGTCAGGGCGCGGGTGGCCATGAAGATCATCAGGGCTGCCCAGAGCCCGTGGTTATCGAACAGCGGAATCAGGGTCCAGCAGGCGACGAAGTAGACCGCCAGCGACATCAGCATGGCGTTGCGCATCGCTGTGGTGCGCGTGGCGCCGATGAAGATGCCATCCAGCATGAACGGCCAAACCGAGACGAGCGGACTCAGGACCATCCAGGGCAGGTAGGTGGCGGCCGCTTCCCGTACTTCCGCGAGGTCGGTGAACAGCCGCACGATGCCGGGCCCGCCAAGCGCGAAGATGAGCGCGGCGCTCCCGGCCAAGGCCAGGGCGGAGAAGGTGGCTGAGCGGCAGGCATGACGGAAGGCGGGGCGATCTTTCGCGCCGATCGCGTTGCCGGCCAGGATTTCCGCGGCGTGAGCGAAGCCGTCCAGACCGAACGAAAGGAACTGCTGCAATTGCATCAGGATGGCGTTGGCGGCCAGGCGCGTTTCGCCCATTTCCGCACCCTTGGCGGTGAAATAGGCGAACGCGAAGATCACGGAAAGGGTGCGCAGGAAGATATCGCGGTTGACCCGGAAGAGCGCGATCAGTCGCGTCCGGTCGGCGATTCGCTCCCAGGACCAGCGCCCGCCCTCGCGCCGCAGCAGCATGCCGCAGATCGTGAGGCCGAGAATGGCGGCGAAGATCTCCGCGATCAGGCTGGCCGCGGCGACCCCTGCGATCGTCCAGCCCAGACCCAGGACGAAGACTAGGTCGAGCAGCACGTTTGTGCCGTTGAGGGCGATCTGCAGGACGAGCGCCGTCCGCGCGCGCTGGGTTCCCAGGAGCCAGCCCAACACGGCGTAGTTGGTGAGGGCGAAGGGAGCCGACCAGATGCGGATCGCATAGTACGTGCCGGCAAAGCTCTCGACCTTCGGGCTGCTCTCCACCAGTTGGAAGGCGACCCAGCCAATCGGAACCTGCAAGGCGATCAGCAGCGTGCCCAATATGCCCGCCAGCAGCAGGGGCCGGCCCAGCGTTGCACGGAGCTCGTCGCGTTGGCCGGCGCCGAACGCCTGGGCAGCGAAGCCGGTCGTGCCCATGCGCAGGAAGCCAAACCCCCAGTATAGGAAGGAAAACACCATCGCGCCGACCGCCACCGCGCCAAGATAGGCGGCATCCGGCAGATGCCCCATCACCGCCGTGTCGACCGCGCCCAAAAGCGGCGTCGACAGGTTGGAGAGAATGATCGGTACGGCCAGCCGCCAGACGCTGCGGGTCGGCTGATCCAGGTGTACGCGCTCACTCATGCTGGAGGGTCGGAGCTGATCATCAGGAGGCGGGTTCTAACCCGGCTGACACGTCGGGGCTAGAGGTTGGCCCGCTTGTGGTCAGCGTGCGGCACGGCAGTGAGGGAGTGCCGCGTTGCGGCCAGTCCACCCTACACAACGGGCCGGCTCGTGCTTTCAGCGCGGTCGAGCAGCCAGGCAGCGAGCGACTCGCGGTTGGGCGTCGATCCCGCGTCGTCGCGGGCCAGGGCGGTGAGGGTCGACAGCATTTCCCGGTCGCGTTCCGACAGTTCGGCTGCGGGCCAGGCATCCGGATAGGTTTCGCTCGCGTGCACGAAGCCGCGCACCCAGGTGCGA
This genomic window contains:
- a CDS encoding MATE family efflux transporter, translating into MSERVHLDQPTRSVWRLAVPIILSNLSTPLLGAVDTAVMGHLPDAAYLGAVAVGAMVFSFLYWGFGFLRMGTTGFAAQAFGAGQRDELRATLGRPLLLAGILGTLLIALQVPIGWVAFQLVESSPKVESFAGTYYAIRIWSAPFALTNYAVLGWLLGTQRARTALVLQIALNGTNVLLDLVFVLGLGWTIAGVAAASLIAEIFAAILGLTICGMLLRREGGRWSWERIADRTRLIALFRVNRDIFLRTLSVIFAFAYFTAKGAEMGETRLAANAILMQLQQFLSFGLDGFAHAAEILAGNAIGAKDRPAFRHACRSATFSALALAGSAALIFALGGPGIVRLFTDLAEVREAAATYLPWMVLSPLVSVWPFMLDGIFIGATRTTAMRNAMLMSLAVYFVACWTLIPLFDNHGLWAALMIFMATRALTLGWYFPALERSVGQRA